In Triticum urartu cultivar G1812 chromosome 6, Tu2.1, whole genome shotgun sequence, the following proteins share a genomic window:
- the LOC125512410 gene encoding protein MIZU-KUSSEI 1-like, which translates to MARAFRAASPLPLPSSSSRSATAASGGGSGSGSFTWLLKKRSSKAPQRSGPSGQEAEDEGDEEEAGAAALSSAQSSSTGEQSSSSSSSRKKRADALARLRSVFLAAITHRRRRRQLGSCVTGTIFGRRRGRVHVALQTDPRSAPVLLVEMAAYSTGALVREMSSGLVRLALECEKPPLNAGEKRRPLLEEPTWRAYCNGLKCGYAVHRECGADEWRVLGAVEQVSVGAGVLPDDGAAGAAGGAGEGDLMYMRAKFERVVGSRDSEAFYMMNPDGSGGPELSIYLLRV; encoded by the exons ATGGCGAGAGCCTTTCGCGCGGCATCCCCGCTGCCCCTCCCCTCTTCCAGCTCCAGGAGCGCCACCGCCgcgagcggcggcggcagcggcagcggcagctTCACCTGGCTGCTCAAGAAGCGCTCCAGCAAGGCGCCGCAGCGCAGCGGGCCGAGCGGCCAGGAGGCGGAGGACGAGGGAGACGAGGAGGAGGCTGGAGCGGCCGCTCTGTCCTCCGCGCAGTCGTCTTCCACCGGCGAGcagtcctcctcctcgtcgtcgtcgaggaAGAAGCGCGCGGACGCGCTGGCGCGTCTGCGGTCGGTGTTCCTGGCGGCGATCACgcaccggcgccggcgccggcagCTCGGGTCGTGCGTGACGGGCACCATcttcgggcggcggcgcgggcgcgtGCACGTGGCGCTGCAGACGGACCCGCGATCGGCGCCGGTGCTGCTGGTGGAGATGGCCGCCTACTCCACCGGCGCGCTCGTCAGGGAGATGTCCTCGGGCCTCGTGCGCCTCGCGCTCGAGTGCGAGAAGCCGCCGCTCAACGCAG GGGAGAAGCGGCGGCCGCTGCTGGAGGAGCCGACGTGGCGCGCGTACTGCAACGGGCTCAAGTGCGGCTACGCGGTGCACCGCGAGTGCGGCGCCGACGAGTGGCGCGTGCTCGGCGCCGTGGAACAGGTGTCCGTCGGCGCCGGCGTGCTCCCGGACGACGGTGCCGCCGGGGCCGCaggcggcgccggcgagggcGATCTGATGTACATGCGCGCCAAGTTCGAGCGGGTCGTCGGATCGAGGGACTCGGAGGCCTTCTACATGATGAACCCCGACGGCAGCGGAGGGCCCGAGCTCAGCATCTACCTGCTCAGAGTCTGA